A single Lolium perenne isolate Kyuss_39 chromosome 6, Kyuss_2.0, whole genome shotgun sequence DNA region contains:
- the LOC127306686 gene encoding RING-H2 finger protein ATL7, translated as MLGSGLNLVTTVIGFGMSATFIVFVCARLICGRAVRADSDADAGAAVAAAARAMAPFDFDVEFRAADLDRTIEHTCSGLEPFVVAAIPTMTYSSEAFHSKDDAQCSICLGEYNEKEILRIMPTCRHNFHLSCIDTWLQKQTTCPICRISLELPGGKATASPAPSPPRLLGHPESSVSRSPHWILPIHRDRTGGRENRPASQESLEVVIELQHEHR; from the exons ATGCTGGGGTCGGGCCTGAATCTGGTGACCACGGTGATCGGCTTCGGGATGAGCGCCACCTTCATCGTCTTCGTCTGCGCGCGCCTCATCTGCGGCCGCGCCGTGCGGGCCGACAGCGACGCCGACGCGGGcgcggcggtcgccgccgccgcacGCGCCATGGCGCCCTTCGACTTCGACGTCGAGTTCCGCGCCGCGGATCTCGATCGCACG ATTGAGCATACCTGCAGTGGGTTGGAACCTTTTGTTGTTGCTGCGATTCCTACGATGACTTATAGCTCTGAGGCCTTCCATTCAAAAGATGATGCCCA GTGCTCCATATGTTTGGGTGAATACAACGAGAAAGAGATTCTGCGGATCATGCCCACATGCAGACATAATTTTCACCTTTCCTGTATAGACACATGGTTACAAAAGCAGACGACTTGCCCAATCTGCCGAATCTCGCTGGAATTACCCGGTGGAAAAGCTACTGCTTCCCCTGCCCCTAGCCCCCCACGGTTACTTGGCCACCCTGAGAGCTCTGTCAGTCGATCACCTCACTGGATACTGCCTATTCATCGTGATCGTACTGGAGGCCGAGAAAACAGACCAGCCTCACAAGAATCACTAGAAGTGGTCATTGAACTCCAACATGAACACCGTTGA